Within the Deinococcus sp. Leaf326 genome, the region ATTGCTCTGGCTGGGAGAGGCATGACCCGGCGTTGGCCCTTTACCAGCCCAGCCTTGGGGGAGTGAACGGTCTACAGACAATCCTGTACCACCAGAAGATGTCGCCGGATCTCCTGATCTGTAGTGACGGGCCGCTGGATTTCATGCTCGAGCAGCGCCACTTGCTGGAGCATCTCGGCGTCACCCTGATCGACAGCACGCTCGCACGAGTCGAGGGGACGGACACTGGCGTGCGGCTGCACTTCGCGGATGGCACGAGCGCGGAGCGAGGCGTGCTCTACACGCATGGAGAGCGGCGTCCTCGGGCGGGTCTAGCCGAAGCACTCGGTTGTGAGATGACGCCAGCCGGGATCAAGGTGGACCCGCTGACTCACCGGACTACAGTGGCAGGCGTGTTGGGTTTGCCCCGATATTGCGTAGCTGAAGTTAAGCGGCCGTAGCTTGCCGTTCGAACTCGTGGGGCGTCAAGTCGCCCAGGGTGGAATGGCGACGCTGGCGGCATGCGGGCCAATTCTGCCTGGAAGATCCCACTCGCGTATTGACTGCCCCGGTCGCTGTGATGCACCCGTCCGGGAGA harbors:
- a CDS encoding NAD(P)/FAD-dependent oxidoreductase, giving the protein MPYDLTVAYEVLIVGGGFAGLSAALYSARGRCRGVLCTAGPSRSAAAASTYGLLGYDGGDPVHLLQTARHQLALYNFPILDGEVVKITGQNNAFTAYLADGRTLQARKLILATGVQDILPDIPGLREQWGWRVHHGRYCSGWERHDPALALYQPSLGGVNGLQTILYHQKMSPDLLICSDGPLDFMLEQRHLLEHLGVTLIDSTLARVEGTDTGVRLHFADGTSAERGVLYTHGERRPRAGLAEALGCEMTPAGIKVDPLTHRTTVAGVLGLPRYCVAEVKRP